The Nocardioides sp. S-1144 genome includes a region encoding these proteins:
- the gabT gene encoding 4-aminobutyrate--2-oxoglutarate transaminase, producing MSAPTIDQSSVAQERRLVTALPGPRSVELMARKQAAVAAGVGTTMPVFAARAGGGIVVDVDGNHLIDLGSGIAVTTVGSSAPRVVAAVQQQVAEFTHTCFMVTPYESYVAVAEALNRLTPGDHEKRTALFNSGAEAVENAVKIARTATGRPAVAVFDHAYHGRTNLTMAMTAKVMPYKHGFGPFASEVYRAPLSYPFRDGLDGPTAAARALDLLEKQVGADNLAALVIEPIQGEGGFIEPAPGFLPALAAWCRAHGVVFVADEVQTGFARTGDLFACEREGVVPDLVVSAKGIAGGLPLSAVTGRAELMDAAHAGGLGGTYGGNPLACAAALAAIETIEADGLVQRARDVEDLLLTRLRALQAVDPRIGDVRGRGAMVAVELVRPGGTEPDPALARAVAAAAHAEGVIVLTCGTHGNVLRFLPPLAISDALLHEAFDVVERAFAASDTTAG from the coding sequence CGCACCGACCATCGACCAGAGCAGCGTCGCCCAGGAGCGCCGTCTCGTCACCGCGCTCCCCGGCCCGCGCTCGGTCGAGCTGATGGCCCGCAAGCAGGCCGCCGTCGCGGCCGGCGTCGGCACGACGATGCCGGTCTTCGCGGCCCGTGCGGGCGGCGGGATCGTCGTCGACGTCGACGGCAACCACCTCATCGACCTCGGCTCCGGCATCGCGGTGACCACGGTCGGCAGCAGTGCGCCGCGCGTGGTCGCGGCCGTGCAGCAGCAGGTCGCCGAGTTCACCCACACCTGCTTCATGGTCACGCCCTACGAGTCCTACGTCGCGGTCGCCGAGGCCCTGAACCGGCTGACGCCCGGCGACCACGAGAAGCGCACCGCGCTGTTCAACTCCGGTGCCGAGGCGGTCGAGAACGCGGTCAAGATCGCCCGCACCGCGACCGGTCGTCCCGCGGTCGCGGTCTTCGACCACGCCTACCACGGGCGCACCAACCTGACGATGGCGATGACCGCGAAGGTGATGCCCTACAAGCACGGCTTCGGCCCGTTCGCCTCCGAGGTCTACCGCGCGCCGCTGTCGTACCCCTTCCGCGACGGGCTCGACGGCCCCACGGCGGCCGCGCGGGCCCTCGACCTGCTGGAGAAGCAGGTCGGCGCCGACAACCTGGCCGCCCTGGTCATCGAGCCCATCCAGGGCGAGGGCGGCTTCATCGAGCCCGCGCCCGGCTTCCTGCCCGCGCTCGCCGCCTGGTGCCGCGCCCACGGCGTCGTCTTCGTCGCCGACGAGGTGCAGACCGGCTTCGCCCGCACCGGCGACCTGTTCGCGTGCGAGCGGGAGGGCGTGGTCCCCGACCTCGTCGTCTCGGCCAAGGGCATCGCCGGCGGGCTGCCGCTCTCGGCCGTCACCGGTCGCGCCGAGCTGATGGACGCCGCGCACGCCGGCGGCCTCGGCGGCACCTACGGCGGCAACCCGCTCGCCTGCGCGGCGGCCCTGGCCGCGATCGAGACGATCGAGGCCGACGGCCTGGTGCAGCGTGCCCGCGACGTCGAGGACCTGCTGCTGACCCGGCTGCGGGCGCTGCAGGCGGTCGACCCGCGGATCGGCGACGTGCGGGGCCGGGGCGCGATGGTCGCCGTCGAGCTGGTCCGCCCCGGCGGCACCGAGCCCGACCCCGCCCTCGCCCGGGCGGTGGCGGCCGCCGCGCACGCCGAGGGCGTGATCGTGCTGACCTGCGGCACCCACGGCAACGTGCTGCGGTTCCTGCCGCCGCTCGCGATCAGCGACGCCCTCCTCCACGAGGCCTTCGACGTCGTCGAGCGGGCCTTCGCCGCCTCGGACACCACGGCGGGCTGA